A single window of Neurospora crassa OR74A linkage group VII, whole genome shotgun sequence DNA harbors:
- a CDS encoding TOL encodes MPPTYTTPSGELHLSEKAFNRLCLRCDSMFKSIALAYQRANIARGDDLRVVDTDNVPFGTLGELLNSASKGECHSCCSWVAQVLVSESAHLITGHDMKPNEQVHPSLQPVVSQGVLLGTEIEPAIDTLVTSTGREKALCFSASVSVHSKPVYDSIRLRLDVVGEDGKPTELTNCERCELLPHREEHDHLFAEVPKSLHTGSEASLDQAFRWLENCVSSHPSCNRVSGIHENSQGKYPARFLDVGCMGSRTVKLTETTGMDFQKQRYMTLSHCWGDSVPARLLLNNYASRLKGFALDELPRTFQDAILLTQRLNVQFLWIDSLCIIQDSPDDWVAESAKMHFVYQNTHLNLAAAVSPNSSGGFFFPRHPLSFVPWLMRLDTYSTLALHYELRGPSILYRRGWVLQEQILPRRTLIFGRQELYWECSMSKASEFFPGAGSVTWALSGTIDMQSTSVPPALSGYLGNGVFTSSRMKLFQRERLLDAERLEAWASLVAEYSGRNLTKQSDKLVAISGLAEHLSNGWDGVTYLAGLWSCNLRENLLWRCVDIEQSKGRNTGIAPSWSWASLSAQCEFSVLYQDERPAVDSLAEILEAMVSPVTPTNLFGQVRSGGRVRIRGPLLHVRASRLATSTALDLEPKWRCDLGEDRDGMEASPPDLELFWDEEEYHGLAIIYLAPLQVSYIDPYSFGLESPVPYILDLQGLFLRPALTSSGRKGTFERLGVFEMSQELYPPNQHLSSIDSAEYEELMLESIHSHFLFPRLPDEFEKEKIGLLRSDPYLNGPLNTKLKHRYSPELEPEQYPELAKFLDCLETAAQYNRETDSPDENLGQDEGNGFYIYELV; translated from the exons ATGCCTCCGACTTATACGACACCGTCGGGCGAGTTACACCTTTCAGAAAAAGCATTTAATCGTCTTTGCTTAAGATGCGACAGCATGTTCAAGAGCATCGCGCTTGCATATCAACGTGCCAACATCGCTCGTGGCGATGACCTTCGGGTGGTAGACACAGATAATGTGCCCTTTGGCACCTTGGGAGAACTATTGAACTCGGCGTCGAAGGGTGAATGCCattcttgttgttcttgggTTGCTCAAGTTTTAGTGTCCGAAAGCGCCCACCTTATCACAGGCCACGACATGAAGCCCAATGAGCAAGTTCACCCGTCTCTACAACCTGTCGTGTCGCAAGGGGTGTTATTGGGGACAGAGATAGAACCCGCTATTGACACACTAGTTACCTCTACCGGACGCGAGAAAGCCTTATGTTTTTCAGCGAGTGTTTCGGTCCACTCCAAACCTGTTTACGATAGCATTCGTTTACGTCTCGATGTTGTGGGCGAAGATGGTAAGCCCACCGAGCTTACCAATTGCGAACGATGTGAATTACTTCCCCATCGGGAAGAGCATG ATCATCTGTTTGCGGAAGTCCCAAAAAGTCTACACACGGGGAGCGAAGCAAGTTTGGATCAAGCGTTCCGGTGGCTTGAGAACTGTGTGTCCAGCCATCCATCATGCAATAGAGTTAGCGGTATCCACGAGAACTCACAAGGCAAATATCCCGCCCGATTCCTGGATGTAGGATGTATGGGCAGCCGTACGGTTAAGCTTACCGAAACTACCGGAATGGACTTTCAGAAGCAAAGATACATGACACTAAGTCATTGCTGGGGCGATTCAGTACCAGCACGTCTTCTCCTAAACAACTATGCCTCCCGGTTGAAGGGGTTCGCGCTCGACGAGTTACCAAGGACTTTCCAGGATGCAATTCTGCTAACTCAAAGACTAAACGTACAATTCTTGTGGATCGATTCCCTGTGTATCATTCAAGACTCGCCTGACGATTGGGTAGCAGAATCCGCCAAGATGCATTTTGTTTACCAGAACACGCACCTCAATCTAGCCGCCGCTGTATCGCCAAACTCCAGCGGAGGCTTCTTTTTTCCAAGGCATCCTCTGTCATTCGTGCCTTGGCTCATGAGGCTAGATACGTACAGCACACTAGCACTACACTATGAATTGAGAGGTCCTTCTATACTATACAGAAGAGGCTGGGTTCTCCAGGAGCAAATCTTACCGCGGCGTACCCTTATTTTTGGACGCCAGGAGCTTTACTGGGAATGCTCCATGAGCAAAGCAAGCGAATTCTTTCCAGGGGCAGGTTCAGTCACATGGGCGCTTTCAGGGACTATAGATATGCAGTCAACTTCAGTCCCACCGGCGCTTTCAGGGTATTTAGGGAATGGGGTGTTTACATCTTCTCGGATGAAGTTGTTTCAACGCGAGCGGCTTCTTGACGCCGAACGACTGGAGGCCTGGGCATCGTTGGTCGCTGAATACTCCGGTAGGAATCTTACTAAACAGTCAGATAAACTTGTGGCCATTTCGGGTCTCGCAGAGCATTTGAGCAATGGATGGGATGGCGTTACCTACCTTGCCGGTCTATGGTCCTGCAACCTTCGAGAGAACCTTCTCTGGAGATGCGTGGACATTGAACAAAGCAAAGGACGAAATACTGGTATAGCTCCTTCCTGGTCTTGGGCTTCATTAAGCGCCCAATGCGAATTTAGTGTACTTTATCAAGATGAACGCCCGGCTGTGGACAGCCTTGCTGAGATCTTGGAGGCTATGGTCTCTCCAGTCACGCCAACAAACTTGTTTGGCCAGGTACGAAGTGGCGGAAGGGTCAGGATTAGAGGCCCATTGCTACATGTACGAGCTAGTCGTCTTGCGACAAGCACGGCTTTGGACTTGGAACCAAAGTGGAGGTGCGATTTGGGTGAAGACAGGGATGGTATGGAGGCTTCACCACCAGATCTGGAGCTATTttgggatgaagaagaatacCATGGCTTAGCGATCATTTACCTTGCACCTCTCCAAGTTTCTTACATAGATCCCTACTCTTTCGGCCTCGAGTCACCTGTACCCTACATTTTGGACCTCCAGGGACTATTTCTAAGACCCGCGCTGACATCATCGGGACGGAAAGGAACATTCGAAAGATTGGGAGTGTTCGAAATGTCTCAAGAGCTTTATCCCCCAAACCAGCACCTCTCTAGTATCGACAGTGCCGAGTATGAGGAACTGATGTTGGAAAGTATTCATTCCCACTTCCTTTTTCCTCGGCTGCCTGATGAAtttgagaaagagaagatagGCTTACTGAGATCTGATCCGTATCTGAACGGCCCATTGAATACCAAGCTGAAACACCGTTACTCTCCTGAGCTTGAGCCTGAGCAGTACCCCGAACTTGCAAAGTTCCTTGACTGCTTGGAAACAGCAGCACAATACAATCGGGAGACCGACAGCCCGGACGAGAACTTGGGACAAGATGAAGGCAATGGGTTCTATATATACGAGCTTGTGTAA